In the genome of Massilia sp. UMI-21, the window ATCCGGAGAAAAACGAGGTGGCGATGGGCGGCGTGCGCAGCGACAAGGCGCGCGACGCGCAGGATGGCTACGACGGCGGCTGGGTGGCCCACCCGGGCCTGGTCGACCTGGCCATGACCGAATTCGTGAAGGTGCTGGGCGACAAACCCAACCAGATCGACAAGCAGCGCCCGGACGTGGAGGTGAGCGCCCGCGAGCTGCTCGACTTCAAGCCGGAAGCCCCGATCACGGAAGCCGGCCTGCGCTACAACATCAACGTCGGCATCCACTACCTGGGCGCCTGGCTGGCCGGCAATGGCTGCGTGCCGATCCACAACCTGATGGAAGATGCGGCGACGGCCGAGATCAGCCGCTCGCAGGTATGGCAGTGGATCCGCTCGCCGAAAGGCGTGCTGGAAGATGGCCGCAAGGTGACGGCCGAGATGGTGCGCGCCATGATTCCGGAAGAGCTGGCCAAGGTGAAGCTCGACGCGCCCAACGGCGACAACCCGAGCTACGCGCGCGCTGCCGAGATCTTCGAGCAGATGTCGACCTCGGAGACGTTCGCCGAGTTCCTGACCCTGCCGCTGTACGAAGAAATCTGATTGGCAGGGTGGTCCGGGGCGCGTAGCCGGCTTCGCCGACCGCGCGCTCCACTTGCCCGTGCGAACCATGCCGCGTCTGCATTGATCATGTGAACGCGCGGACGGCAGGGCCGCCTTTCGTGGCCCGGTCCACCCTGCGCGCATCAAGGGCAGCGCGTCAAAACACGTTCTTCCACGCGCGCAGCGCGGCGAACGCCTCCAGCGGCGATGCGCCTTCCTGGAGCCTGCCGGCCTGCACCAGGCTCTTCACGATTGCCGGCTCGGTGTAACGCAGGAACGGATTGGTCCCGCGCTCCAGCCCAATGGTCGACGGCACCGTCGGCAGATGCGTGCCGCGCCTGGTGCTCGCATCCTGCATGCGCAAGGCCAGGCCCTGGTTGTCCGGCTCGACCGCCTGCGCAAACCGCAGGTTCGCCACCGTATATTCATGTGCGCAGTACACCAGCGTATCGTCCGGCAGCGCCGCCAGCTTGGCGAGCGAGTCCGCCATCTGGGCCGGGCTGCCTTCGAACAAGCGGCCGCAGCCGCCGGCGAACAGGGTGTCGCCGCAGAACAGCCAGTGCGCGCCGGGCGTGCGGCGCACGTAGGCAATGTGTCCCAGGGTATGGCCCGGCACATCGAGCACCGCGAGCTCCAGGTCCAGTCCGGGCACGACCAGGTGCTCGCCTTCGCCCAGCGCATGGGTGATGCCGGCGATTCCGTCATGGCGCGGCCCGAACACGGGCAGGGCCCGCCCTGCGCCTTCTTGCGCCAGCAGGGACGGCACGCCGCCAATGTGGTCAGCATGGTGATGGGTGAGTAGAATGGCAGTCAGGGTAAGATGGTGTTCGGCGAGTGCGGCGCGGACCGGGCCGGCATCGCCCGGGTCGACCACCGCCGCATGGACGCCGTCATGGATCAGCCACAAGTAATTGTCGTTAAATGCGGGAACGGTCAGGACCGACAGGTCGCGTGGCTGTTTGCTTGTCATGGTGCGATCGTGATGGACATTGTGGTGGAAAATTAGAAAGGCAGAATGGCTGGTATGGACAGCGCGGCATCGGAAAAATCCATTATAGCGCTCGACCACTGGCTGCAATCGCCGGCGGGCGCCTACGTGCGCGCCTTCGAACAGGCTTGCCTCGACGAACTGACGGCCGACATCTTCGGTTTCAACGCGCTCCAGATCGGCGTGCCCCAGCTCGACGCGCTGGCGGCCAGCCGCATGCCCAACAAGTGGCAGGCCGCCACCCGCACCTCGACTGCCAACGAGCTGGCGTTCGCCGCCAGCGGCAAGCAGATCGCGGTGGCGCTCGACTTCGCGGAACTGCCCTTCGCCTCGCACAGCATCGACCTGGTGGTGCTGCCGCACGTGCTCGAGTTCGCGGCCGAGCCGCACCAGGTGCTGCGCGAGGTCGAGCGGGTCCTGATTCCGGAAGGGCAGGTGATCATCTGCGGTTTCAACCCGGCCAGCCTGTGGGGCATGCGCCAGGGCGTGGGCAAGGTCACGCGCAACGGCTATTTGCCCGCATCCGGCGAGTTCATCTCTATGCCGCGCCTGAAGGACTGGTTAAAATTGCTGAATCTCGGCGTCAGCCGCAGCCATTTCGGCTGCTACGCGCCGCCGTGCCGGACAGCCCATTGGTTGAGCCGGTTCTCGATGATGGAGTCGGCCGGCCGGCGCTGGTGGCCCTACCTGGGCGCCGTGTACGTGGTCCACGCCATCAAGCGGGTCAAGGGCATGCACATCATCGGACCTGCATGGAACAAGAAAACGAACAAGCGGGCACAGGCTGTGCCCGCGGCGAACAGAGAATGAGCGACGCACAAACCAATCCAAACAAGGTGGAAATCTTCACCGACGGCGCCTGCAAGGGCAATCCCGGCACAGGCGGCTGGGGCGCGCTGCTGGTCTCCAACGGCCACGAAAAAGAAATCTTCGGAGGCGAGCCGAACACCACCAACAACCGCATGGAACTGCGCGCCGTGATCGAGGCGCTCGGCGTACTGAACCGTCCGTGCGAGGTCGTGCTGCACACCGACAGCCAGTACGTGCAGAAGGGCATCTCCGAATGGATCCATGGCTGGAAGGCGCGTGGCTGGAAGACCTCGGCCAGGGAACCGGTGAAGAACGACGACCTGTGGAAGGCGCTCGACCTGGCGCAGCAGCAGCACGCGGTCGAGTGGCGCTGGGTGCGTGGCCATAACGGCCATCCGGGTAACGAACGCGCCGACGTGCTGGCGAACCGCGGCGCGGCATCGGTACGCCGATAAGCGACATACTGCGTGCGCCGCGGCCGGGGCCGGCGCGGGTTTGCTATACTTCGGCTCGCCTCAACTCAATCGTCACGTCCCATGCGCCAGATCGTCCTCGATACCGAAACCACCGGCCTGAATCCCCGCACGGGCGACCGCATCATCGAGGTCGGCTGCGTCGAGATCTTCAACCGCAAGCTGACCGGGAATAATTTTCACTGCTATATCAACCCGGAGCGCGACTCGGACGAAGCGGCGCTGGCGGTGCACGGCCTGACGACCGAGTTCCTGAGCGACAAGCCAAAATTCCATGAGATCGCCGAGGAGCTGCGCGCATTCGTTCAGGGTGCCGAGCTGATCATCCACAATGCGCCCTTCGACCTCGGCTTCCTGAACCACGAATTCCAGCGCCTCGGCCTGCCGCCCTTTACCGACTCCTGTGCCGGCGTGATCGACACCCTGGTGCAGGCCAAGGAGCTCCATCCGGGCAAGCGCAACTCGCTCGACGCCTTATGCGACCGCTACGACATCTCGAACGCGCACCGCAAGCTGCACGGCGCATTGCTCGACTCGGAACTGCTGGCGGACGTGTATCTGGCCATGACGCGCGGGCAGAACTCGCTGACCATGGATGTCGCGGTAGAGGCGAGCGCTGGCGGCGAACTGCAGGATGCCGGCCCGCTGGGCGACATCATCGTACTCGCGGCAAACGATGAGGAACTCGCCGCGCATGCGGACGTGCTGGCCGGCCTGGACAAGAATGTGAAGGGCAGCTGCATCTGGCGGAATTATTCTCCCGCCGAGGTGACGGCGGGGTGATTCTGTGGCATAATACGCCTCGCTTCGGGAGGTTAGCTCAGGGGTAGAGCACTGCATTCACACTGCAGGGGTCGCAAGTTCGAAACTTGCACTTCCCACCAGATTCGAAAGGCCAGCTATCTGCTGGCCTTTTTTCATGGTGCGCCCAGCATGGGCGCACTCCTGCGGGTGAAAGTCCTGCCGCGAGCTGACCACAGTGAGCGAAGTGAAGCGCAACTGCATGAGGGTAACCGAGTGTGGGAAGGAAGCGTGGATCGTAAATCATGAGCCGAGGAACACGAATCGCATAGAAGGCGTTGCCGATCAGGGCGAGCGGGCCATGAACCGCAAAGCTCTTGTGGTCAAGGAGAGGTGGCGTAGATGCGGCGGTTGTGTGATGAAGGAGTGCGGCCCTTACCTGGGGACGCCCCGCCTTGTGCCTGAAAGGGCGACGAAAAAAAAATCGGAGCGGGGTCTCAGCAGAGGTCATAGTAGTTGGAGGTAGCGCTGGGAAGGCTCGACTCCGCCGACGAAGGACCGAACGAGTAGGAGTGAATCCGATATGTCGATGCAGAAGGCACAGCGTCAGATGCCCGCAAACGCGGGGCGGGAAGCCGTAGGGCAAGGTGAAGCCATGCTCGATGCTTTCAGCGACGAAGCGTTCTGCCCGCGGCATGCAACCGGAGGCACGGGGTCAGCGTTGCTGCAAGCGGCGCTGACGACAGAGAACCTGCGGCGGGCGTTCAAGCGTGTGCGTGCCAACAAGGGAGCGGCTGGCGTGGATGGACTGGACATTGACCAGACCTCGCGTCTGCTGGCAACCGAGTGGCCTCACATACGAGAACAACTGTTGGCAGGGACGTACCGGCCCAGTCCGGTACGTCGGGTGACGATTCCGAAGCCCGACGGTGGCGAGCGCGAGCTTGGCATCCCGACGGTGACGGATCGGCTGATCCAGCAAGCACTATTACAGGTGGTGCAACCGATCCTTGATCCCACTTTCAGCGAGCATAGCTACGGCTTCCGACCGGGCAGGCGTGCGCAGGATGCGGTATTAGCCGCTCAGGCATACGTCCAGTCCGGGCTGAGAATCGTGGTGGACGTGGACCTGTCGAAGTTCTTCGACCGGGTCAACCATGACATCCTGATCGACCGCTTGAAGAAACGCATCGACGACGCTGGAGTGATCCGGCTGGTCCGTGCCTATCTGAACAGCGGCATCATGGAGCATGGTGTAGTACAGGAACGGAACGAAGGAACGCCGCAAGGCGGTCCATTGAGTCCGCTGCTTGCCAACGTCATGCTCGATGAAGTGGACAAGGAACTGGAACGGCGCGGCCATCGCTTTGCGCGCTACGCCGACGACGCGAACGTCTATGTTCGTAGCGTGCGTGCGGGCCAGCGGGTGATGAGGCTGCTGCGGCGCTGCTATGCCAGACTGCACCTCGTGGTCAACGAAGGCAAGAGCGCCGTGGCCAGCGTCTTTGGCCGCAAGTTCCTCGGCTACAGCCTGTGGGTGGGGCGTGGGGGCGAAGTCAAACGCAAGGTGGCGGAAAAGCCGTTGCAAGCGTTTAAACAACGCATCAGGGAGCTAACCCGCCGATCTGGTGGGCGTAGCATGCCGGATGTGGTGCAGGGACTTCGTTCCTATATGCTGGGTTGGAAAGGGTACTTCCAGTTGGCGCAAACCCCAAAGGTATGGCGCGGACTCGATGAATGGTTGCGGCACAGGCTGCGGGCTATCCAGCTCAAGCACTGGAAGCGCGGAAGCACCATGTATCGGGAGCTCCTTAAACTTGGGGCTTGGCCGTCGGCAGCGAGGCACGTAGCGGCGAACAGCCGCCGCTGGTGGCACAACAGCGATAGGTTACTCAAAACAGTGATGACTATCGGCTATTTCGACCGACTCGGTGTACCTCGCCTGTCTTGACCTCAACTACTCGAACCGCCCGGTGCGGACCCGCATGCCGGGTGGTGTGGCAGGGGAGCGGCCCTCAGGGCCGTCCCCTATGCCGATGTGCGCCCAGCATGGGCGCACTCCTGCGGGTGAAAGTCCTGCCGCGAGCTGACCACAGTGAGCGAAGTGAAGCGCAACTGCATGAGGGTAACCGAGTGTGGGAAGGAAGCGTGGATCGTAAATCATGAGCCGAGGAACACGAATCGCATAGAAGGCGTTGCCGATCAGGGCGAGCGGGCCATGAACCGCAAAGCTCTTGTGGTCAAGGAGAGGTGGCGTAGATGCGGCGGTTGTGTGATGAAGGAGTGCGGCCCTTACCTGGGGACGCCCCGCCTTGTGCCTGAAAGGGCGACGAAAAAAAAATCGGAGCGGGGTCTCAGCAGAGGTCATAGTAGTTGGAGGTAGCGCTGGGAAGGCTCGACTCCGCCGACGAAGGACCGAACGAGTAGGAGTGAATCCGATATGTCGATGCAGAAGGCACAGCGTCAGATGCCCGCAAACGCGGGGCGGGAAGCCGTAGGGCAAGGTGAAGCCATGCTCGATGCTTTCAGCGACGAAGCGTTCTGCCCGCGGCATGCAACCGGAGGCACGGGGTCAGCGTTGCTGCAAGCGGCGCTGACGACAGAGAACCTGCGGCGGGCGTTCAAGCGTGTGCGTGCCAACAAGGGAGCGGCTGGCGTGGATGGACTGGACATTGACCAGACCTCGCGTCTGCTGGCAACCGAGTGGCCTCACATACGAGAACAACTGTTGGCAGGGACGTACCGGCCCAGTCCGGTACGTCGGGTGACGATTCCGAAGCCCGACGGTGGCGAGCGCGAGCTTGGCATCCCGACGGTGACGGATCGGCTGATCCAGCAAGCACTATTACAGGTGCTGCAACCGATCCTTGATCCCACTTTCAGCGAGCATAGCTACGGCTTCCGACCGGGCAGGCGTGCGCAGGATGCGGTATTAGCCGCTCAGGCATACGTCCAGTCCGGGCTGAGAATCGTGGTGGACGTGGACCTGTCGAAGTTCTTCGACCGGGTCAACCATGACATCCTGATCGACCGCTTGAAGAAACGCATCGACGACGCTGGAGTGATCCGGCTGGTCCGTGCCTATCTGAACAGCGGCATCATGGAGCATGGTGTAGTACAGGAACGGAACGAAGGAACGCCGCAAGGCGGTCCATTGAGTCCGCTGCTTGCCAACGTCATGCTCGATGAAGTGGACAAGGAACTGGAACGGCGCGGCCATCGCTTTGCGCGCTACGCCGACGACGCGAACGTCTATGTTCGTAGCGTGCGTGCGGGCCAGCGGGTGATGAGGCTGCTGCGGCGCTGCTATGCCAGACTGCACCTCGTGGTCAACGAAGGCAAGAGCGCCGTGGCCAGCGTCTTTGGCCGCAAGTTCCTCGGCTACAGCCTGTGGGTGGGGCGTGGGGGCGAAGTCAAACGCAAGGTGGCGGAAAAGCCGTTGCAAGCGTTTAAACAACGCATCAGGGAGCTAACCCGCCGATCTGGTGGGCGTAGCATGCCGGATGTGGTGCAGGGACTTCGTTCCTATATGCTGGGTTGGAAAGGGTACTTCCAGTTGGCGCAAACCCCAAAGGTATGGCGCGGACTCGATGAATGGTTGCGGCACAGGCTGCGGGCTATCCAGCTCAAGCACTGGAAGCGCGGAAGCACCATGTATCGGGAGCTCCTTAAACTTGGGGCTTGGCCGTCGGCAGCGAGGCACGTAGCGGCGAACAGCCGCCGCTGGTGGCACAACAGCGATAGGTTACTCAAAACAGTGATGACTATCGGCTATTTCGACCGACTCGGTGTACCTCGCCTGTCTTGACCTCAACTACTCGAACCGCCCGGTGCGGACCCGCATGCCGGGTGGTGTGGCAGGGGAGCGGCCCTCAGGGCCGTCCCCTATGCCGATGGCGTTCCCTTCGCACGAAGGAGTCGCCCGGCCCACCAAGCCTGGAGCGGGACGGCGCACCATGTCCGCCATGACCCGCCCGGGACCGCCAAGCTGGAACAGGATGCTGCCGGCCCGGACCGGCCCGGCCCGGACCGGCCGCGCAGGCGCCGCAGCGCGCCAAGGCCGGCGAGGCCGGCGAGCAGCATCGCCGCGCTGCGCGGCTCCGGGATGGCGGGGATCAGGTCGAGCCGGATCGAGCGGCAGTCTTGCGTCGAGCCAAAGCAGGCCGTGCCCAGGATCTGGCCGGCATCGTTGATGTCTTCGGCCTCGGTCACCGTCCAGCCGGGTTCGGGAACGATCAGGTCGTTCAGGTCGATGGTGCTGCCATCGGCATACAGGAATGCATGCGTGAGGTCCGAATCGAAGCGGCCGAAGTTGCCCACGATGTTCCCGTCATTGTTGATCCCGCGCGCCGTGCCGACCGGACTGAGCGCGAGCGTGCCGGCATCGTTGATGTCGTACACGACGCCCAGCGGCTCGCCGCCGGGGCCGAACAGCTGGCGCAAGCTGCCGTCCCGGTAGAGAAAGGCGCGCGGCTCGCCGCGTGGCGCGTCGACTGCGGGCAGGGCGGTGGCGCCCACCACCTGGCCTTGCTTGTTCAAGCCGTAGGCGTCGCCCTGGTCGCCGCCGAAGGTCCCGATGGCCGTCATGGTGCCGCCGCTGTACAAGAAGGCGCGTGAGCTGTCTCCCGGAAAATTACCGGCAGTACCGGCAACTTCGCCCCGGTCATTGATGGCATGCGGGATGGCGTAATTCAGGCCATCCGGGCGCCCGATGTCGCGTATTTGCCCTTGGGAATAAATGAAAGCGCTCGCATCGGGATAGCTGAAGTAGCCCGCCGCCTCGCCGCGATTATTGATCGCGGTGGCCTGCACGCCCGGCGTGAGGAGGCTCAGGTTGACGATGCCCTC includes:
- a CDS encoding class I SAM-dependent methyltransferase; protein product: MDSAASEKSIIALDHWLQSPAGAYVRAFEQACLDELTADIFGFNALQIGVPQLDALAASRMPNKWQAATRTSTANELAFAASGKQIAVALDFAELPFASHSIDLVVLPHVLEFAAEPHQVLREVERVLIPEGQVIICGFNPASLWGMRQGVGKVTRNGYLPASGEFISMPRLKDWLKLLNLGVSRSHFGCYAPPCRTAHWLSRFSMMESAGRRWWPYLGAVYVVHAIKRVKGMHIIGPAWNKKTNKRAQAVPAANRE
- the ltrA gene encoding group II intron reverse transcriptase/maturase, coding for MSMQKAQRQMPANAGREAVGQGEAMLDAFSDEAFCPRHATGGTGSALLQAALTTENLRRAFKRVRANKGAAGVDGLDIDQTSRLLATEWPHIREQLLAGTYRPSPVRRVTIPKPDGGERELGIPTVTDRLIQQALLQVLQPILDPTFSEHSYGFRPGRRAQDAVLAAQAYVQSGLRIVVDVDLSKFFDRVNHDILIDRLKKRIDDAGVIRLVRAYLNSGIMEHGVVQERNEGTPQGGPLSPLLANVMLDEVDKELERRGHRFARYADDANVYVRSVRAGQRVMRLLRRCYARLHLVVNEGKSAVASVFGRKFLGYSLWVGRGGEVKRKVAEKPLQAFKQRIRELTRRSGGRSMPDVVQGLRSYMLGWKGYFQLAQTPKVWRGLDEWLRHRLRAIQLKHWKRGSTMYRELLKLGAWPSAARHVAANSRRWWHNSDRLLKTVMTIGYFDRLGVPRLS
- the gloB gene encoding hydroxyacylglutathione hydrolase, translated to MTSKQPRDLSVLTVPAFNDNYLWLIHDGVHAAVVDPGDAGPVRAALAEHHLTLTAILLTHHHADHIGGVPSLLAQEGAGRALPVFGPRHDGIAGITHALGEGEHLVVPGLDLELAVLDVPGHTLGHIAYVRRTPGAHWLFCGDTLFAGGCGRLFEGSPAQMADSLAKLAALPDDTLVYCAHEYTVANLRFAQAVEPDNQGLALRMQDASTRRGTHLPTVPSTIGLERGTNPFLRYTEPAIVKSLVQAGRLQEGASPLEAFAALRAWKNVF
- the rnhA gene encoding ribonuclease HI; this encodes MSDAQTNPNKVEIFTDGACKGNPGTGGWGALLVSNGHEKEIFGGEPNTTNNRMELRAVIEALGVLNRPCEVVLHTDSQYVQKGISEWIHGWKARGWKTSAREPVKNDDLWKALDLAQQQHAVEWRWVRGHNGHPGNERADVLANRGAASVRR
- the dnaQ gene encoding DNA polymerase III subunit epsilon, with product MRQIVLDTETTGLNPRTGDRIIEVGCVEIFNRKLTGNNFHCYINPERDSDEAALAVHGLTTEFLSDKPKFHEIAEELRAFVQGAELIIHNAPFDLGFLNHEFQRLGLPPFTDSCAGVIDTLVQAKELHPGKRNSLDALCDRYDISNAHRKLHGALLDSELLADVYLAMTRGQNSLTMDVAVEASAGGELQDAGPLGDIIVLAANDEELAAHADVLAGLDKNVKGSCIWRNYSPAEVTAG
- the ltrA gene encoding group II intron reverse transcriptase/maturase → MSMQKAQRQMPANAGREAVGQGEAMLDAFSDEAFCPRHATGGTGSALLQAALTTENLRRAFKRVRANKGAAGVDGLDIDQTSRLLATEWPHIREQLLAGTYRPSPVRRVTIPKPDGGERELGIPTVTDRLIQQALLQVVQPILDPTFSEHSYGFRPGRRAQDAVLAAQAYVQSGLRIVVDVDLSKFFDRVNHDILIDRLKKRIDDAGVIRLVRAYLNSGIMEHGVVQERNEGTPQGGPLSPLLANVMLDEVDKELERRGHRFARYADDANVYVRSVRAGQRVMRLLRRCYARLHLVVNEGKSAVASVFGRKFLGYSLWVGRGGEVKRKVAEKPLQAFKQRIRELTRRSGGRSMPDVVQGLRSYMLGWKGYFQLAQTPKVWRGLDEWLRHRLRAIQLKHWKRGSTMYRELLKLGAWPSAARHVAANSRRWWHNSDRLLKTVMTIGYFDRLGVPRLS